Proteins found in one Nymphalis io chromosome 4, ilAglIoxx1.1, whole genome shotgun sequence genomic segment:
- the LOC126781837 gene encoding tenascin-like isoform X13, with protein MFHLEGIMFMAVLCAVNASVIVNIYDDDLESKTAKKLEYCNVNDCDQLCRRIGFHGGVCVGDHCKCDINQNNEVEESKVNQNIHGCNNQACNQLCLRLGFTGGECVGDRCRCDNFLRAEELEDKLHQNLLGCNNKVCDQRCRRMGYTGGSCVDNRCSCYNFLQAEELENKLHQNVLGCNNRACDQHCRRMGYTGGSCEGDRCSCYNFLQAEELEDKLHQNLLGCNNRACDQRCRRMGYTGGSCVDNRCSCYNFLQAEELEDKLHQNLLGCNNRACYQRCRRMGYRGGYCVGDRCSCYNFLHAKENSRLTELDDKLHQNVLGCNSRDCDQRCCGMGFTGGVCLDDRCRCYNFLQAEGDIKSTYSDNQIPSVDEAVMEISDNYANNKDVDICNTAICDIACRNLWYPGGNCFNGKCKCYNQVQEHKMSRLLLYCDIVACNNMCHRLHYIGGMCKFGSCQCY; from the exons ATGTTTCACTTAGAAGGGATTATGTTTATGGCTGTGCTCTGTGCGGTGAACGCCTcggttattgttaatatttatgatgACG ACTTGGAATCAAAGACGgcaaaaaaattagaatattgTAACGTCAACGACTGCGACCAGCTGTGTCGGCGTATAGGGTTCCATGGAGGTGTGTGTGTCGGTGATCATTGCAAGTGTGATATTAATCAAAACAACG AAGTGGAAGAGAGCaaagtaaatcaaaatattcacgGTTGCAACAATCAGGCGTGTAATCAACTTTGTCTTAGATTGGGTTTCACGGGCGGTGAGTGTGTTGGTGACCGCTGCAGGTGTGATAATTTCCTCCGAGCTGAAG AATTAGAAgacaaattacatcaaaatttaCTTGGCTGCAACAATAAGGTCTGTGACCAACGCTGCCGTAGAATGGGTTATACAGGTGGTTCATGCGTGGATAACCGCTGCAGTTGTTACAACTTCCTACAAGCTGAAg AATTAGAAaacaaattacatcaaaatgtACTTGGCTGCAACAATAGGGCCTGTGACCAACATTGCCGTAGAATGGGTTATACAGGTGGTTCATGCGAGGGCGACCGTTGCAGTTGTTACAATTTCCTACAAGCTGAAG AATTAGAAGACAAGTTACATCAAAATTTACTTGGCTGCAACAACAGGGCCTGTGACCAACGCTGCCGTAGAATGGGTTATACAGGTGGTTCATGCGTGGATAACCGCTGCAGTTGTTACAACTTCCTACAAGCTGAAG AATTAGAAgacaaattacatcaaaatttaCTTGGCTGCAACAATAGGGCCTGTTACCAACGCTGCCGTAGAATGGGTTATAGAGGTGGTTACTGCGTTGGTGACCGTTGCAGTTGTTACAATTTCCTACATGCTAAag AAAATTCTCGTCTTACAGAATTAGATgacaaattacatcaaaatgtACTTGGCTGTAACAGTAGGGACTGTGACCAACGTTGCTGTGGAATGGGTTTCACGGGTGGTGTATGCCTAGATGACCGTTGCAGATGTTACAATTTTCTACAAGCTGAAGGTGACATTAAATCTACATATTCAG aTAATCAAATACCTTCTGTTGACGAAGCCGTGATGGAGATAAGCGATAACTATGCCAACAATAAAGACGTGGATATTTGCAACACTGCCATATGTGATATTGCCTGCCGAAACCTATGGTATCCAGGAGGAAATTGCTTCAACGGAAAATGTAAATGCTATAATCAAG ttcaaGAGCACAAAATGTCAAGATTATTGCTATATTGTGATATCGTGGCTTGCAACAACATGTGTCACCGTTTACATTACATCGGAGGAATGTGTAAATTTGGATCATGTCAATGCTATTAA
- the LOC126781837 gene encoding tenascin-like isoform X5 — translation MFHLEGIMFMAVLCAVNASVIVNIYDDDLESKTAKKLEYCNVNDCDQLCRRIGFHGGVCVGDHCKCDINQNNEVEESKVNQNIHGCNNQACNQLCLRLGFTGGECVGDRCRCDNFLRAEELEGSKLRQNVLGCNNRACDQLCRRLGFTGGVCVGDRCSCDNFLQVEELEDKLHQNLLGCNNKVCDQRCRRMGYTGGSCVDNRCSCYNFLQAEELENKLHQNVLGCNNRACDQHCRRMGYTGGSCEGDRCSCYNFLQAEELEDKLHQNLLGCNNRACDQRCRRMGYTGGSCVDNRCSCYNFLQAEELEDKLHQNLLGCNNRACYQRCRRMGYRGGYCVGDRCSCYNFLHAKELDDKLHQNVLGCNSRDCDQRCCGMGFTGGVCLDDRCRCYNFLQAEDNQIPSVDEAVMEISDNYANNKDVDICNTAICDIACRNLWYPGGNCFNGKCKCYNQVQEHKMSRLLLYCDIVACNNMCHRLHYIGGMCKFGSCQCY, via the exons ATGTTTCACTTAGAAGGGATTATGTTTATGGCTGTGCTCTGTGCGGTGAACGCCTcggttattgttaatatttatgatgACG ACTTGGAATCAAAGACGgcaaaaaaattagaatattgTAACGTCAACGACTGCGACCAGCTGTGTCGGCGTATAGGGTTCCATGGAGGTGTGTGTGTCGGTGATCATTGCAAGTGTGATATTAATCAAAACAACG AAGTGGAAGAGAGCaaagtaaatcaaaatattcacgGTTGCAACAATCAGGCGTGTAATCAACTTTGTCTTAGATTGGGTTTCACGGGCGGTGAGTGTGTTGGTGACCGCTGCAGGTGTGATAATTTCCTCCGAGCTGAAG AATTAGAAGGAAGTAAGTTACGTCAAAATGTACTTGGCTGCAACAATAGGGCCTGTGACCAACTCTGCCGTAGATTGGGTTTCACAGGTGGTGTATGCGTTGGTGACCGTTGCAGTTGTGACAATTTCCTTCAAGTTGAAG AATTAGAAgacaaattacatcaaaatttaCTTGGCTGCAACAATAAGGTCTGTGACCAACGCTGCCGTAGAATGGGTTATACAGGTGGTTCATGCGTGGATAACCGCTGCAGTTGTTACAACTTCCTACAAGCTGAAg AATTAGAAaacaaattacatcaaaatgtACTTGGCTGCAACAATAGGGCCTGTGACCAACATTGCCGTAGAATGGGTTATACAGGTGGTTCATGCGAGGGCGACCGTTGCAGTTGTTACAATTTCCTACAAGCTGAAG AATTAGAAGACAAGTTACATCAAAATTTACTTGGCTGCAACAACAGGGCCTGTGACCAACGCTGCCGTAGAATGGGTTATACAGGTGGTTCATGCGTGGATAACCGCTGCAGTTGTTACAACTTCCTACAAGCTGAAG AATTAGAAgacaaattacatcaaaatttaCTTGGCTGCAACAATAGGGCCTGTTACCAACGCTGCCGTAGAATGGGTTATAGAGGTGGTTACTGCGTTGGTGACCGTTGCAGTTGTTACAATTTCCTACATGCTAAag AATTAGATgacaaattacatcaaaatgtACTTGGCTGTAACAGTAGGGACTGTGACCAACGTTGCTGTGGAATGGGTTTCACGGGTGGTGTATGCCTAGATGACCGTTGCAGATGTTACAATTTTCTACAAGCTGAAG aTAATCAAATACCTTCTGTTGACGAAGCCGTGATGGAGATAAGCGATAACTATGCCAACAATAAAGACGTGGATATTTGCAACACTGCCATATGTGATATTGCCTGCCGAAACCTATGGTATCCAGGAGGAAATTGCTTCAACGGAAAATGTAAATGCTATAATCAAG ttcaaGAGCACAAAATGTCAAGATTATTGCTATATTGTGATATCGTGGCTTGCAACAACATGTGTCACCGTTTACATTACATCGGAGGAATGTGTAAATTTGGATCATGTCAATGCTATTAA
- the LOC126781837 gene encoding tenascin-like isoform X2 produces the protein MFHLEGIMFMAVLCAVNASVIVNIYDDDLESKTAKKLEYCNVNDCDQLCRRIGFHGGVCVGDHCKCDINQNNEVEESKVNQNIHGCNNQACNQLCLRLGFTGGECVGDRCRCDNFLRAEELEGSKLRQNVLGCNNRACDQLCRRLGFTGGVCVGDRCSCDNFLQVEELEDKLHQNLLGCNNKVCDQRCRRMGYTGGSCVDNRCSCYNFLQAEELENKLHQNVLGCNNRACDQHCRRMGYTGGSCEGDRCSCYNFLQAEELEDKLHQNLLGCNNRACDQRCRRMGYTGGSCVDNRCSCYNFLQAEELEDKLHQNLLGCNNRACYQRCRRMGYRGGYCVGDRCSCYNFLHAKELDDKLHQNVLGCNSRDCDQRCCGMGFTGGVCLDDRCRCYNFLQAEGDIKSTYSDNQIPSVDEAVMEISDNYANNKDVDICNTAICDIACRNLWYPGGNCFNGKCKCYNQVQEHKMSRLLLYCDIVACNNMCHRLHYIGGMCKFGSCQCY, from the exons ATGTTTCACTTAGAAGGGATTATGTTTATGGCTGTGCTCTGTGCGGTGAACGCCTcggttattgttaatatttatgatgACG ACTTGGAATCAAAGACGgcaaaaaaattagaatattgTAACGTCAACGACTGCGACCAGCTGTGTCGGCGTATAGGGTTCCATGGAGGTGTGTGTGTCGGTGATCATTGCAAGTGTGATATTAATCAAAACAACG AAGTGGAAGAGAGCaaagtaaatcaaaatattcacgGTTGCAACAATCAGGCGTGTAATCAACTTTGTCTTAGATTGGGTTTCACGGGCGGTGAGTGTGTTGGTGACCGCTGCAGGTGTGATAATTTCCTCCGAGCTGAAG AATTAGAAGGAAGTAAGTTACGTCAAAATGTACTTGGCTGCAACAATAGGGCCTGTGACCAACTCTGCCGTAGATTGGGTTTCACAGGTGGTGTATGCGTTGGTGACCGTTGCAGTTGTGACAATTTCCTTCAAGTTGAAG AATTAGAAgacaaattacatcaaaatttaCTTGGCTGCAACAATAAGGTCTGTGACCAACGCTGCCGTAGAATGGGTTATACAGGTGGTTCATGCGTGGATAACCGCTGCAGTTGTTACAACTTCCTACAAGCTGAAg AATTAGAAaacaaattacatcaaaatgtACTTGGCTGCAACAATAGGGCCTGTGACCAACATTGCCGTAGAATGGGTTATACAGGTGGTTCATGCGAGGGCGACCGTTGCAGTTGTTACAATTTCCTACAAGCTGAAG AATTAGAAGACAAGTTACATCAAAATTTACTTGGCTGCAACAACAGGGCCTGTGACCAACGCTGCCGTAGAATGGGTTATACAGGTGGTTCATGCGTGGATAACCGCTGCAGTTGTTACAACTTCCTACAAGCTGAAG AATTAGAAgacaaattacatcaaaatttaCTTGGCTGCAACAATAGGGCCTGTTACCAACGCTGCCGTAGAATGGGTTATAGAGGTGGTTACTGCGTTGGTGACCGTTGCAGTTGTTACAATTTCCTACATGCTAAag AATTAGATgacaaattacatcaaaatgtACTTGGCTGTAACAGTAGGGACTGTGACCAACGTTGCTGTGGAATGGGTTTCACGGGTGGTGTATGCCTAGATGACCGTTGCAGATGTTACAATTTTCTACAAGCTGAAGGTGACATTAAATCTACATATTCAG aTAATCAAATACCTTCTGTTGACGAAGCCGTGATGGAGATAAGCGATAACTATGCCAACAATAAAGACGTGGATATTTGCAACACTGCCATATGTGATATTGCCTGCCGAAACCTATGGTATCCAGGAGGAAATTGCTTCAACGGAAAATGTAAATGCTATAATCAAG ttcaaGAGCACAAAATGTCAAGATTATTGCTATATTGTGATATCGTGGCTTGCAACAACATGTGTCACCGTTTACATTACATCGGAGGAATGTGTAAATTTGGATCATGTCAATGCTATTAA
- the LOC126781837 gene encoding tenascin-like isoform X6 — translation MFHLEGIMFMAVLCAVNASVIVNIYDDDLESKTAKKLEYCNVNDCDQLCRRIGFHGGVCVGDHCKCDINQNNEVEESKVNQNIHGCNNQACNQLCLRLGFTGGECVGDRCRCDNFLRAEELEGSKLRQNVLGCNNRACDQLCRRLGFTGGVCVGDRCSCDNFLQVEELEDKLHQNLLGCNNKVCDQRCRRMGYTGGSCVDNRCSCYNFLQAEELENKLHQNVLGCNNRACDQHCRRMGYTGGSCEGDRCSCYNFLQAEELEDKLHQNLLGCNNRACDQRCRRMGYTGGSCVDNRCSCYNFLQAEELEDKLHQNLLGCNNRACYQRCRRMGYRGGYCVGDRCSCYNFLHAKENSRLTELDDKLHQNVLGCNSRDCDQRCCGMGFTGGVCLDDRCRCYNFLQAEGDIKSTYSDNQIPSVDEAVMEISDNYANNKDVDICNTAICDIACRNLWYPGGNCFNGKCKCYNQGSVALDTIPSLPQE, via the exons ATGTTTCACTTAGAAGGGATTATGTTTATGGCTGTGCTCTGTGCGGTGAACGCCTcggttattgttaatatttatgatgACG ACTTGGAATCAAAGACGgcaaaaaaattagaatattgTAACGTCAACGACTGCGACCAGCTGTGTCGGCGTATAGGGTTCCATGGAGGTGTGTGTGTCGGTGATCATTGCAAGTGTGATATTAATCAAAACAACG AAGTGGAAGAGAGCaaagtaaatcaaaatattcacgGTTGCAACAATCAGGCGTGTAATCAACTTTGTCTTAGATTGGGTTTCACGGGCGGTGAGTGTGTTGGTGACCGCTGCAGGTGTGATAATTTCCTCCGAGCTGAAG AATTAGAAGGAAGTAAGTTACGTCAAAATGTACTTGGCTGCAACAATAGGGCCTGTGACCAACTCTGCCGTAGATTGGGTTTCACAGGTGGTGTATGCGTTGGTGACCGTTGCAGTTGTGACAATTTCCTTCAAGTTGAAG AATTAGAAgacaaattacatcaaaatttaCTTGGCTGCAACAATAAGGTCTGTGACCAACGCTGCCGTAGAATGGGTTATACAGGTGGTTCATGCGTGGATAACCGCTGCAGTTGTTACAACTTCCTACAAGCTGAAg AATTAGAAaacaaattacatcaaaatgtACTTGGCTGCAACAATAGGGCCTGTGACCAACATTGCCGTAGAATGGGTTATACAGGTGGTTCATGCGAGGGCGACCGTTGCAGTTGTTACAATTTCCTACAAGCTGAAG AATTAGAAGACAAGTTACATCAAAATTTACTTGGCTGCAACAACAGGGCCTGTGACCAACGCTGCCGTAGAATGGGTTATACAGGTGGTTCATGCGTGGATAACCGCTGCAGTTGTTACAACTTCCTACAAGCTGAAG AATTAGAAgacaaattacatcaaaatttaCTTGGCTGCAACAATAGGGCCTGTTACCAACGCTGCCGTAGAATGGGTTATAGAGGTGGTTACTGCGTTGGTGACCGTTGCAGTTGTTACAATTTCCTACATGCTAAag AAAATTCTCGTCTTACAGAATTAGATgacaaattacatcaaaatgtACTTGGCTGTAACAGTAGGGACTGTGACCAACGTTGCTGTGGAATGGGTTTCACGGGTGGTGTATGCCTAGATGACCGTTGCAGATGTTACAATTTTCTACAAGCTGAAGGTGACATTAAATCTACATATTCAG aTAATCAAATACCTTCTGTTGACGAAGCCGTGATGGAGATAAGCGATAACTATGCCAACAATAAAGACGTGGATATTTGCAACACTGCCATATGTGATATTGCCTGCCGAAACCTATGGTATCCAGGAGGAAATTGCTTCAACGGAAAATGTAAATGCTATAATCAAG GATCAGTGGCCCTTGACACCATTCCGAGCCTTCCGCAAGAATAG